A stretch of the Mycobacterium sp. ITM-2016-00317 genome encodes the following:
- a CDS encoding DUF4304 domain-containing protein: MSKREVDRARLRRSFEAMLSGAVDEFLSERGFERSGHDFERHRGPLRDRINFQNNWHNGVTRWHGFFVNVGVGSVEVDAACPGHEPPLHPRASLLLDRRWEGLAPGAPYELRFDGGTDMAAFADGVCADLGRTLSAIESIETTRHLVEYAVENNLLIAYETTCCYLAAAGDMDTLTRYVGLLHRVFGDQERWAIFSSRIGDAVGPRASALSARGLLTAGS; encoded by the coding sequence ATGAGCAAAAGGGAGGTCGACCGGGCGCGGTTGCGCCGGTCGTTCGAGGCGATGCTGTCCGGGGCGGTGGACGAGTTTCTGTCGGAGCGGGGATTCGAGAGGTCGGGCCACGACTTCGAACGTCACCGGGGTCCGCTCCGCGACAGGATCAATTTCCAGAACAACTGGCACAACGGCGTCACCCGGTGGCACGGTTTCTTCGTCAACGTCGGGGTGGGTTCGGTGGAGGTCGACGCGGCTTGTCCGGGGCATGAGCCACCACTGCATCCGCGCGCGAGTCTCCTGCTGGATCGGCGCTGGGAGGGCCTGGCACCGGGCGCGCCCTACGAGCTGAGGTTCGACGGTGGCACCGACATGGCCGCATTCGCCGACGGGGTGTGCGCGGATCTCGGCCGGACGCTCTCGGCGATCGAAAGCATCGAGACGACAAGGCATCTGGTCGAGTACGCCGTCGAGAACAACCTGCTGATCGCGTACGAGACCACCTGCTGCTACCTCGCGGCCGCCGGCGACATGGACACCCTGACCCGCTATGTCGGGCTGTTGCACCGCGTTTTCGGCGATCAGGAGCGGTGGGCGATCTTCAGCAGCCGGATCGGCGACGCGGTCGGTCCCCGCGCGTCGGCACTGTCGGCGCGCGGTCTTCTTACTGCCGGTAGCTGA
- a CDS encoding pyridoxal phosphate-dependent aminotransferase — protein sequence MAPRGRIVVVSTHQAPWQTGGGQHVRQREFTQSSKLQDVLYEIRGPVHEHANRLEAEGHRILKLNIGNPAPFGFEAPDVIMRDIIAALPHAQGYSDSKGIVSARRAVFTRYELVDGFPRFDIDDVYLGNGVSELIQMTLQALLDNGDQVLIPAPDYPLWTACTSLAGGTPVHYLCDETQGWNPDVADIESKITDRTKAIVVINPNNPTGAVYSREVLTQIADLARKHQLLLLADEIYDKILYDDAEHVSLASVAPDLLTLTFNGLSKAYRVAGYRSGWLVITGPKEHASSFIEGISLLANMRLCPNVPAQHAIQVALGGHQSIDDLVLPGGRLLEQRDVAWEKLNEIPGVSCVKPRGALYAFPRLDPEVYDIADDEQLVLDLLLQEKILVVQGTGFNWPTPDHLRIVTLPWARDLTAAIERLGNFLVSYRQ from the coding sequence TTGGCCCCGCGTGGGAGAATCGTCGTCGTGAGTACCCATCAGGCGCCGTGGCAGACCGGCGGCGGCCAGCACGTGCGTCAGCGTGAGTTCACACAGTCGAGCAAGCTGCAGGACGTCCTCTACGAGATCCGCGGCCCGGTGCACGAGCACGCCAACAGGCTGGAGGCCGAAGGCCACCGCATCCTCAAGCTCAACATCGGCAACCCCGCTCCGTTCGGGTTCGAGGCCCCCGACGTGATCATGCGCGACATCATCGCCGCGCTGCCCCACGCGCAGGGCTACTCGGACTCCAAGGGCATCGTCAGCGCCCGCCGCGCGGTGTTCACCCGCTACGAACTCGTCGACGGCTTCCCCCGGTTCGACATTGACGACGTGTACCTCGGCAACGGCGTCTCCGAGCTGATCCAGATGACCCTGCAGGCCCTGCTGGACAACGGGGACCAGGTGTTGATCCCGGCGCCGGACTATCCGCTGTGGACCGCGTGCACGTCACTGGCCGGCGGCACCCCGGTGCACTACCTCTGCGACGAGACGCAGGGTTGGAACCCCGACGTCGCCGACATCGAGTCGAAGATCACCGACCGCACGAAGGCGATCGTGGTGATCAACCCGAACAACCCGACCGGCGCGGTGTACAGCCGCGAGGTCCTCACCCAGATCGCCGACCTGGCGCGCAAGCATCAACTGCTGCTGCTGGCCGACGAGATCTACGACAAGATCCTCTACGACGACGCCGAGCACGTCTCGCTGGCCTCGGTGGCGCCGGACCTGCTGACGTTGACGTTCAACGGACTGTCCAAGGCCTACCGGGTGGCCGGTTACCGCTCCGGGTGGCTGGTGATCACCGGCCCCAAGGAACACGCCAGCAGTTTCATCGAGGGCATCAGCTTGCTGGCCAACATGCGCCTGTGCCCGAATGTGCCTGCCCAGCATGCGATTCAGGTGGCGCTGGGTGGTCATCAGAGCATCGATGACCTGGTGCTGCCCGGTGGGCGACTACTCGAGCAGCGCGACGTCGCGTGGGAGAAGCTCAACGAGATCCCCGGGGTGTCCTGCGTGAAGCCGCGGGGTGCGCTGTATGCGTTCCCGCGTCTGGACCCCGAGGTCTACGACATCGCCGACGACGAGCAACTCGTTCTCGACCTGCTGCTGCAGGAGAAAATCCTGGTGGTCCAGGGCACCGGATTCAATTGGCCCACACCCGATCATTTGCGGATCGTGACGCTGCCGTGGGCCCGCGACCTGACCGCGGCCATCGAGCGGCTCGGCAACTTCCTGGTCAGCTACCGGCAGTAA